A part of Eremothecium sinecaudum strain ATCC 58844 chromosome VII, complete sequence genomic DNA contains:
- the ORC1 gene encoding origin recognition complex subunit 1 (Syntenic homolog of Ashbya gossypii AER133C; Syntenic homolog of Saccharomyces cerevisiae YML065W (ORC1) and YLR442C (SIR3)) translates to MATTLADFKGWQIIVKDEHGGLINDSTKRRRRRRGGFGNKEYICLQRKSDGLILSCGDSIVCRDPQTNSLAVYMIHEIRLNTASNYVELWCFGYLCWYEINPKEYYAQFLPEVLDSCPEFESEIEVADYFREKFQLECNKSELYLTAELSELYLKDFVSLAKIYDSDSFSSDLITEDNQTHTFVVSSACEPDGNTFVHIDIRAIEEYIRESDPERSKKYLKELTADVKLAKSKKKKIDKPRKETVTSKPNFIKEEKSDCMAINTEDPPIGTTSSPNSKSESLEALPTRGDNRIGRKQASSIKIEDDKGILADVKNAQRGANRGPSRSTSKAKRVTWDTENIKNHDETSQLPVQEDDEDHYNATEIVDYQLSNSEDDLLDNENYETDNDEEDVRPSRKITAKPDRKRRRASSSPTKEPSTPKRAVTKKNVVRAKKAYTPFSKLYKRPQDIPDLTKNKDFYRDTHEWDISALENQFRSPSKQRTVETIFSKVKRQLNSNHGKEEIVKASNFNDYLPARENEFATIYLSAYSAIEAGTGTSIYIAGTPGVGKTLTVREVVKELLISADRKELPKFQYIEINGLKMVKPTDSYDFLWKKLSGSTLTSGAAMESLEYYFKEVPLTKKRPVVILLDELDALVTKNQDVMYNFFNWTTYENSKLIVVAVANTMDLPERQLGNKVSSRIGFTRIMFTGYTHDELKTIINLRLEGLNDSHFFVDPSTGSSYLYQDDELSHIPEDISKLQKVRLKISDDAIEIASRKIASVSGDARRALKVCKRAVEIAEHDYMVRHGYQYAPTATAGKKIAVKDNEKHEELQRVEIKHITKALHETINSPTDIYMNRLSFTCKLFLYALVNLIKKSGSQEQTLGDIIDEIRLLIEVNGRNKYILELKRVFFFADGVAGDEEEQLRIISWDYLINQLVETGLVIKQNLKNERMCAVKLNLSFEEVSKNIMDDEVLKTL, encoded by the coding sequence ATGGCTACTACATTAGCAGATTTCAAAGGGTGGCAAATCATCGTCAAGGATGAACATGGTGGTTTGATTAATGATAGTACgaagagaagaagaagaagaagggGAGGTTTTGGAAATAAGGAGTATATCTGTTTACAAAGGAAGTCAGATGGTCTAATTTTATCATGTGGGGATTCAATTGTATGCAGAGATCCACAGACGAATTCGTTGGCAGTTTACATGATCCATGAGATTCGCCTAAATACAGCAAGTAATTATGTTGAGCTCTGGTGTTTTGGATATCTATGTTGGTATGAGATAAATCCAAAGGAATACTATGCCCAGTTTTTACCGGAAGTTCTTGATTCTTGTCCTGAATTTGAATCTGAGATCGAAGTAGCGGATTATTTTCGAGAAAAATTCCAGCTGGAATGTAATAAGTCCGAACTTTATCTCACCGCTGAGTTATCTGAACTTTACCTGAAAGATTTTGTGTCATTGGCAAAAATCTACGATTCAGATTCCTTTTCATCCGATCTCATCACGGAGGACAATCAAACACATACTTTCGTCGTTAGCAGCGCATGCGAGCCTGATGGGAATACATTTGTACATATCGATATACGTGCAATTGAGGAATATATACGTGAGAGTGATCCGGAAAGAAGCAAAAAGTATCTGAAGGAGCTGACTGCGGATGTCAAGCTTGCCAAAAGtaagaaaaagaagataGATAAACCCAGGAAGGAGACTGTAACTTCAAAACCAAATTTCATAAAAGAGGAGAAGTCGGATTGTATGGCCATCAATACTGAAGATCCTCCGATAGGTACTACTTCTTCTCCTAATTCCAAGTCGGAATCACTTGAGGCCTTACCGACAAGGGGAGACAATAGGATCGGCAGGAAACAGGCTTCTAGCATAAAAATTGAAGATGACAAGGGAATATTAGCAGATGTCAAAAATGCTCAGCGGGGAGCGAATAGAGGTCCTTCTAGATCTACTAGCAAGGCCAAGCGTGTTACATGGGATACAGAAAACATAAAAAATCATGATGAAACCTCGCAATTACCTGTACAGGAAGACGACGAGGATCATTACAATGCTACCGAAATTGTCGACTATCAACTTTCGAACAGCGAGGATGATTTGCTAGATAATGAGAACTACGAGACGGATAACGACGAGGAGGACGTTAGGCCTTCAAGAAAAATAACTGCTAAGCCAGATAGGAAAAGACGTAGGGCTTCGAGCTCACCTACTAAGGAACCTTCTACTCCAAAAAGAGCAGTTACTAAGAAAAACGTTGTACGTGCAAAGAAAGCGTATACTCCATTTTCGAAGCTGTACAAACGCCCGCAGGATATTCCGGATTTAACTAAAAACAAAGACTTCTACCGTGATACTCATGAATGGGACATTTCTGCATTAGAGAATCAGTTTCGATCTCCTTCCAAGCAAAGGACAGTAGAAAcaatattttcaaaagtAAAAAGACAATTAAATTCTAATCACGGAAAAGAGGAAATTGTCAAGGCATCGAATTTTAATGACTATCTCCCAGCGCGTGAAAACGAGTTTGCTACCATTTACTTAAGTGCATATAGTGCGATTGAAGCTGGTACTGGGACTAGTATATACATTGCCGGTACGCCAGGCGTTGGAAAAACGTTAACTGTAAGAGAAGTTGTGAAGGAATTGCTAATATCGGCAGATAGAAAAGAGCTGCCAAAGTTTCAgtatatagaaataaatGGGTTAAAAATGGTAAAGCCCACGGATAGTTATGATTTTCTATGGAAGAAGTTATCGGGGAGTACTTTAACGTCTGGAGCTGCAATGGAATCCTTAGAATATTACTTTAAAGAGGTACCTTTGACTAAGAAACGTCCGGTTGTAATTCTACTAGATGAACTTGATGCATTAGTTACCAAAAATCAAGACGTTATGTATAATTTCTTCAACTGGACAACTTACGAAAATTCAAAACTGATTGTGGTTGCAGTGGCCAATACAATGGATCTTCCTGAGCGTCAACTAGGTAATAAGGTATCGTCTAGAATTGGGTTCACCAGAATTATGTTTACCGGTTATACACATGACGAGCTAAAAACTATAATAAATCTTCGTTTAGAGGGTCTTAATGACAGCCATTTTTTTGTTGACCCATCAACTGGCAGCTCTTATTTGTATCAGGATGATGAGCTTAGCCATATACCTGAGGATATCTCAAAGTTGCAAAAAGTTAGACTAAAGATTAGCGATGACGCCATAGAAATAGCATCCAGAAAAATTGCAAGTGTTAGCGGCGACGCCAGGCGTGCATTGAAAGTGTGCAAACGGGCTGTTGAAATAGCAGAACACGACTACATGGTGCGCCATGGGTACCAATATGCTCCTACGGCTACCGCTGGCAAAAAAATAGCAGTGAAAGACAATGAAAAGCATGAGGAACTACAAAGAGTGGAAATAAAACACATCACCAAAGCCCTCCATGAGACCATCAATTCTCCCACAGACATATACATGAACAGACTCTCTTTTACTTGCAAGCTATTCCTCTATGCATTGGTGAACTTAATCAAAAAATCTGGCAGTCAGGAGCAAACGCTTGGTGAtattattgatgaaatcAGATTACTGATAGAAGTCAATGGAAGGAATAAATACATCCTTGAGCTAAAAAGGGTGTTCTTTTTTGCGGATGGTGTGGCAGGAGATGAGGAGGAACAGCTACGCATAATATCTTGGGACTATCTCATAAATCAACTCGTAGAAACTGGGCTGGTCATTAAACAAAATCTGAAGAACGAACGCATGTGCGCCGTCAAATTAAACTTATCATTTGAGGAGGTTAGTAAAAACATTATGGATGACGAGGTATTGAAGACATTATGA
- the ECM7 gene encoding Ecm7p (Syntenic homolog of Ashbya gossypii AER134W; Syntenic homolog of Saccharomyces cerevisiae YLR443W (ECM7)), whose product MKNFSRIVRLPFQNLDLIERIVLILRTISGLMVLIMCIISTLGCFFLPLPLYMGKFVTSSNDIAAGLFNTLDNNFRNADFYDGHELSTSEIVILTQYASSKVSKVPKFITNGVYGCCEVNFDDRDFNKKGVWNTTTLNCIEGGPSFIFDYRHMLSKFGLGIVLNWAYAEEMKAFDDASPATGTSGLVDHDQNPFSLIPSYGKYLSKTKRLKANMIYMIYAVTIIQLLMLVGLFWYYSMKTGLKRTRKTSIAVHLLSLGSVVVFVCSVTATVNLMKTQLKLRNIIHNELGNFGFGYEIGSRWFTCLLLMSCFSFISCLVWSGLEWCIVDSGESHTNSYTVSKEYQGTSAMQNPFSQNESDSVIKDAKFIP is encoded by the coding sequence ATGAAGAATTTTTCACGGATTGTTAGGCTTCCATTTCAAAATCTGGATTTAATAGAACGGATTGTTCTAATTTTACGTACTATTAGTGGGCTTATGGTACTTATAATGTGCATTATATCAACATTGGGATGTTTTTTTTTGCCCTTGCCACTTTATATGGGGAAGTTTGTAACTTCAAGTAACGATATTGCAGCTGGATTGTTCAATACGCTTGACAATAACTTTAGAAATGCGGACTTCTACGATGGTCATGAACTTTCAACATCAGAGATTGTAATTTTAACGCAATATGCCTCCTCTAAAGTGTCCAAGGTTCCGAAATTCATAACTAATGGTGTTTATGGGTGCTGTGAGGTTAACTTTGACGATCGAGATTTCAATAAAAAAGGTGTATGGAATACCACAACTTTAAATTGCATTGAGGGAGGTCCATCATTTATTTTTGACTACAGGCATATGCTAAGCAAGTTTGGTCTAGGTATCGTATTAAACTGGGCTTATGCTGAGGAAATGAAAGCTTTTGACGATGCCTCGCCCGCGACAGGGACGTCAGGTCTTGTAGATCACGATCAAAATCCTTTCTCGCTTATACCAAGTTATGGGAAATATTTGTCCAAGACAAAACGACTAAAAGCTAATATGATATACATGATTTATGCAGTAACTATAATACAGCTATTAATGTTGGTGGGCTTGTTTTGGTACTACTCCATGAAAACCGGTCTAAAACGTACTAGGAAGACAAGTATAGCGGTGCATCTCCTTTCCCTGGGAAGTGTAGTTGTTTTCGTTTGCTCTGTGACTGCGACTGTTAACCTAATGAAGACACAACTAAAGTTAAGGAATATCATTCACAATGAGCTAGGAAATTTCGGATTTGGTTATGAAATAGGAAGCAGATGGTTTACTTGCCTATTATTGATGTCTTGTTTTTCATTTATATCCTGCCTAGTTTGGTCAGGATTAGAGTGGTGCATCGTGGATTCTGGTGAGTCGCACACGAACTCCTACACGGTGAGTAAGGAATACCAAGGTACGTCTGCAATGCAGAATCCTTTTTCTCAAAACGAGAGTGACTCTGTAATAAAAGACGCGAAATTCATTCCATGA
- the SMA2 gene encoding Sma2p (Syntenic homolog of Ashbya gossypii AER135W; Syntenic homolog of Saccharomyces cerevisiae YML066C (SMA2)) gives MGSRVLRFQAYGKWFMLLALSLAICLLHLPNYSCTYSRDLPICTPQFSFQLTNTTPTATLFLSTVKEVSMLLSYVAIDLGWNVNFPKPDDYDTSNLVNTFDPSNKYHVNLFGYCKWQPLSSKATWYCMDNPNGLDILSMIVRDLGAQLGVLSHSNTKILSDSLWILYRSMFDSFYKFVHDDDYRANKVASFLQSLQQGEPLHSVDQFKTVTLLVKCFENLTWAIQVTEICSFVLMAVAFLLSCVAFILDLMSNKEALYTNRTERQARSQLAKLVTLRISYAAVTASMFNQIGMAVYFLVLFSIRYPYDYKVKVMTFNPDTGYWLSILRFFMEFWFAVTCHLSFSQQKNKLANAKSAQWKSEGETPDSGNTAVSDPDACQV, from the coding sequence ATGGGCTCTCGAGTACTACGATTCCAGGCATATGGAAAATGGTTTATGCTATTGGCGCTTTCGCTGGCGATATGTCTACTACATTTGCCAAATTATTCCTGTACCTACTCTAGAGATCTTCCAATATGTACTCCGCAGTTTTCATTCCAGTTAACCAATACCACTCCTACTGCCACGTTATTTTTGAGTACGGTCAAAGAAGTTTCTATGCTACTTTCCTACGTGGCCATCGATCTAGGCTGGAACGTGAATTTTCCAAAACCTGATGATTACGACACTTCAAATCTTGTCAACACTTTTGATCCTTCAAACAAATACCATGTGAACCTATTTGGTTACTGCAAGTGGCAGCCACTGTCGAGCAAGGCCACTTGGTACTGCATGGATAATCCAAACGGATTAGATATTCTTTCAATGATAGTAAGAGACCTTGGTGCGCAGCTTGGGGTGCTCTCGCACAGCAATACAAAAATCCTCAGTGACTCTTTGTGGATCCTATACAGATCCATGTTTGATTCCTTCTACAAGTTTGTACACGATGACGATTACCGCGCAAACAAAGTGGCCAGCTTCCTACAAAGTCTTCAACAGGGTGAACCGCTGCATAGCGTTGACCAATTTAAAACGGTTACTTTGTTGGTTAAATGCTTTGAGAACTTAACTTGGGCCATACAGGTGACCGAGATCTGTTCCTTCGTTTTAATGGCCGTAGCATTTCTTCTGTCGTGTGTTGCGTTCATTTTAGACCTTATGTCCAATAAAGAGGCACTATACACCAACCGTACTGAGCGGCAAGCTAGATCTCAGCTAGCCAAACTGGTTACGTTGAGGATCTCTTACGCTGCTGTGACTGCAAGTATGTTCAACCAAATAGGAATGGCCGTTTATTTCCTCGTATTATTTAGTATACGGTACCCATATGACTACAAAGTAAAAGTTATGACATTTAATCCAGATACAGGCTATTGGTTGTCAATTCTGAGATTCTTCATGGAATTCTGGTTTGCTGTCACATGTCATCTAAGCTTCAGCCAGCAGAAGAATAAGCTGGCGAATGCTAAGTCTGCTCAGTGGAAATCTGAGGGTGAAACACCAGACAGTGGCAATACAGCAGTAAGCGATCCTGATGCATGTCAGGTTTAA
- the ERV41 gene encoding Erv41p (Syntenic homolog of Ashbya gossypii AER136W; Syntenic homolog of Saccharomyces cerevisiae YML067C (ERV41); 1-intron in Ashbya gossypii) produces the protein MESLKVFDAFPKTDPHHVKRSSKGGVMSMLVYAVLLFIAWVEFGSYFGGYIDEQYIVDKTLRTTAQININMFVKTPCKYLHVTVVDVANDIHVVAETLNLQPIPFYIPYGTRIKNFNDVTTPDLDGILAEAVPAEFRKGVDNTWADGLQFDGCQIYGSIPVNKVKGELRITPKESVFRGIGARKDEINFTHVINEFSFGDFYPYIENSLDGVGRIAQNGLTSYFYFASVVPTLYRKMGAEVDTNQYSVSETDKSVTEKQSHILGIYIRYNFEALTILVKDQRIGFWQFVIRLISILSFVVYMATYAFRFIDWLLVLALGPKWSLRYQSNSQQGKGLLDQPEADAPM, from the exons ATGGAGAGTCTAAAGGTGTTCGATGCTTTTC CGAAAACCGATCCGCATCATGTGAAGCGATCGTCAAAAGGTGGTGTGATGTCAATGCTGGTATATGCCGTATTGCTTTTCATTGCATGGGTGGAATTTGGTAGTTATTTTGGGGGTTACATTGACGAGCAGTATATTGTTGATAAAACATTAAGGACAACAGCTCAAATAAATATCAACATGTTTGTGAAGACACCATGCAAGTACCTACATGTTACTGTTGTGGATGTTGCAAATGATATACACGTGGTTGCTGAGACGTTAAATTTACAACCGATTCCATTTTACATTCCTTATGGTACGAGAATCAAGAACTTTAATGATGTTACGACACCTGACCTAGATGGTATATTGGCTGAAGCAGTTCCGGCAGAGTTCCGGAAGGGTGTAGATAATACCTGGGCTGACGGTCTGCAATTCGACGGCTGCCAAATTTACGGGTCCATCCCTGTTAACAAGGTGAAGGGTGAACTTCGCATTACCCCCAAAGAGTCTGTCTTCAGGGGCATCGGGGCTAGAAAGGATGAGATAAACTTCACTCATGTTATAAACGAATTTTCTTTTGGTGATTTCTACCCTTATATTGAGAACTCTCTGGATGGAGTTGGAAGAATTGCTCAAAACGGATTAACTTCCTACTTTTACTTCGCATCAGTTGTACCCACGTTGTATCGTAAAATGGGCGCTGAAGTTGACACAAACCAATATTCTGTAAGCGAAACAGATAAGTCAGTTACAGAAAAGCAGAGCCATATTCTAGGCATATATATACGGTACAATTTTGAGGCATTGACCATCCTTGTGAAAGATCAGCGAATTGGGTTTTGGCAGTTCGTTATAAGGTTAATTTCTATTCTGTCTTTCGTAGTGTATATGGCAACATATGCTTTCCGGTTTATTGATTGGTTATTGGTCCTTGCATTAGGTCCCAAGTGGTCATTACGTTATCAATCCAATAGTCAACAAGGTAAAGGTCTTTTAGATCAACCTGAAGCGGACGCGCCGATGTAA
- the GMC2 gene encoding Gmc2p (Syntenic homolog of Ashbya gossypii AER137W; Syntenic homolog of Saccharomyces cerevisiae YLR445W; 1-intron in Ashbya gossypii): MSSVTDSKVCSPESDTKPLQSTAADLAAQWQNKESIDQIQNEMLEDEVLKRIVQATALIKEVQKERNEESPVASMDWDRLYDISSHIMDSFTKEMDEMVCQLNNLYKKHVLWQEAAFTIDSHRGAMRFGKAESWMKAKEAHLEYKRKELNQSAKVITSALQSLSKE, encoded by the exons ATGTCTTCTGTTACTGATAGTAAGGTCTGTTCTCCAGAGTCTGATACCAAGCCGCTACAAAGTACGGCAGCAGATTTAGCCGCCCAGTGGCAAAACAAAGAATCCATAGACCAGATACAGAATGAAATGCTTGAAGATGAAGTGCTTAAACGAATAGTTCAGGCTACAGCATTAATTAAGGAGGTTCAGAAGGAACGGAACGAAGAGAGTCCTGTGGCTTCTATGGATTGGGATCGATTATATGATATTTCATCACACATCATGGACTCGTTCACTAAGGAGATGGACGAAATGGTGTGCCAGTTGAATAACCTTTATAAA AAACATGTTCTATGGCAAGAGGCGGCGTTTACAATTGACTCCCATAGAGGTGCTATGAGGTTCGGAAAAGCAGAGTCTTGGATGAAGGCAAAGGAAGCACACCTAGAGTATAAGCGGAAGGAGTTGAACCAGTCTGCAAAGGTGATTACAAGTGCGCTACAAAGCTTATCTAAAGAATAA
- the POB3 gene encoding FACT complex subunit POB3 (Syntenic homolog of Ashbya gossypii AER138C; Syntenic homolog of Saccharomyces cerevisiae YML069W (POB3)): MSTDFDRIYYNQSKVSGRFRLGEGGLGWKPSATGGSAANQNNQPVLLTPDELATVHWSRGCRGYELKISTKNKGVVQLDGFSQEDFNLLKNDLQRRFSIQLEHKEHSLRGWNWGTTDLTRNELIFSLNGKPTFEIPYSHISNTNLTSKNEVAIELDLQKDTYNPAGDELVEMRFYVPGSVVQDDKQQKPATDEEDVDMEKEAKEEKTMAEAFYEELRAKADIGEVSGDAIISFQDVFFTTPRGRYDIDIYKHSIRLRGKTYEYKLQHRQIQRIFSLPKADDIHHLMVLSIEPPLRQGQTSYPYLVLQFQKDEETEVQLNVEEEDFEKLYKDKLKKQYDAKTHIVLSHVLKGLTDRRVVVPGEYKSKYDQCAVSCSFKANEGHLYPLNNAFMFLTKPTLYIPFQDVNTVNISRAGQATTSSRTFDLEIVLRSNKGSTTFANISKEEQQLLENFLKSKNVRVKNEDKEAQERLQTALGSDSEDEDVNMGSAGEDDESVDEDFHEESAEDEDVAEEYDSEASDSASEGESGAEDRPPKKPKLE; encoded by the coding sequence ATGAGTACTGATTTCGATAGAATATACTACAATCAATCGAAAGTTAGTGGTCGTTTTCGTTTAGGTGAAGGTGGTTTAGGCTGGAAACCTTCAGCTACCGGCGGATCAGCTGCAAACCAAAACAATCAACCGGTATTGTTGACACCAGATGAGCTTGCTACAGTTCATTGGAGTAGAGGTTGTAGAGGCTATGAATTGAAAATCAGCACCAAGAATAAAGGTGTTGTTCAGCTTGATGGTTTCTCACAAGAAGATTTCAATCTGTTAAAAAATGACTTGCAACGGAGGTTCAGTATCCAATTGGAACATAAAGAGCATTCCTTGCGTGGTTGGAACTGGGGTACTACAGATCTAACCAGAAACGAGTTGATTTTTTCGCTTAATGGTAAACCTACTTTTGAAATCCCTTATTCTCATATCAGCAACACGAACTTAACATCGAAAAATGAAGTCGCAATTGAGCTCGATTTGCAGAAGGACACATACAATCCCGCTGGAGATGAGCTGGTTGAGATGAGATTCTATGTTCCAGGCTCTGTGGTGCAGGATGATAAGCAACAGAAGCCGGCTACTGACGAAGAAGACGTGGACATGGAAAAGGAAgctaaagaagaaaagacAATGGCAGAAGCATTTTACGAGGAGTTGAGAGCCAAGGCTGATATTGGAGAGGTGTCTGGTGATGCTATTATATCCTTCCAAGATGTCTTCTTTACTACTCCTAGAGGTCGTTACGATATTGATATATACAAGCATTCAATCAGACTAAGAGGTAAGACTTACGAATACAAGCTGCAGCACCGTCAAATACAGCGCATTTTTTCCTTGCCAAAGGCGGATGATATACACCATTTGATGGTGTTATCGATAGAGCCTCCCCTACGCCAGGGTCAAACATCCTACCCTTACTTGGTTTTGCAATTCCAGAAAGACGAAGAAACCGAGGTGCAGCTaaatgttgaagaagaagactTTGAAAAGTTATACAAGGACAAACTGAAGAAGCAGTACGATGCTAAGACGCATATTGTCCTAAGTCATGTGCTTAAGGGTCTAACGGACCGCAGAGTGGTGGTTCCTGGAGAGTACAAGTCTAAATACGACCAATGTGCCGTATCATGTTCTTTCAAAGCCAACGAAGGCCACCTATATCCTCTGAACAATGCGTTCATGTTTTTGACTAAGCCAACACTGTATATCCCCTTCCAAGATGTCAATACCGTCAACATATCAAGAGCTGGTCAAGCTACAACATCTTCAAGGACGTTTGACCTAGAAATAGTTTTGCGTTCTAACAAGGGATCGACTACATTTGCAAACATTTCTAAAGAAGAGCAACAGCTCTTGGAAAACTTCCTAAAATCCAAGAACGTTAGAGTCAAGAATGAAGACAAGGAAGCTCAGGAAAGGCTCCAAACTGCTCTAGGCTCTGATAGCGAGGACGAGGACGTGAACATGGGCTCTGCTGGTGAAGATGATGAGTCTGTTGACGAAGACTTTCATGAAGAATCAGCCGAGGATGAAGATGTCGCTGAGGAGTACGACTCGGAGGCCAGTGATTCTGCCAGTGAAGGTGAATCGGGCGCCGAAGATAGACCTCCGAAGAAGCCCAAGCTGGAATAA
- the DAK1 gene encoding dihydroxyacetone kinase (Syntenic homolog of Ashbya gossypii AER139C; Syntenic homolog of Saccharomyces cerevisiae YML070W (DAK1)): protein MTIKSFELSDALNYSLEGAVLADPSLCLISKDKVLFRQTDKGKIGIISGGGSGHEPTHTGYIGTGMLAAVVVGEIFASPSTKQILSAIKVLHANTSGLLLIVKNYTGDVLHFGLAAERARDLGIDCQMVVVGDDVSVGRSKGGGVGRRALAGTVLVHKITGAFAENFPQYGVKGAATIAKIVNDNLVTIGTSLNHCKVPGRDFETTLKRNQVELGMGIHNEPGVEVLEPIPGTAEIIERYMLPKLLDPEDKDRYFVEFDPSDEVVLLVNNLGGISNFMISAIAAKTHELLSRYFNIEPVRTIHGTFTTAFNGNGFSITLLNASRCSRQIMAEFTEVESVVSLLDAFTDAIGWQGVSQKRRQPPKIVKDILTMKENAPRAGKFDFEIFSKFVKAGAKQVVESEPEITHYDNLVGDGDCGHTLVAGVSSLVKGLDTVTQESLSQALAQLSTHVEDAMGGTSGGLYSILLSGFSKGLIKACKDENEEVSPEIIAEALETALEILYRYSGARPGDCTMIDALEPFVKTFSKTKDFDKAFKAADEGAKATARLEAKYGRASYVGHTKNIPDPGAVGLVEFLRGVKEGLKNYLVQKSITKLSLSG, encoded by the coding sequence ATGACTATCAAATCGTTTGAATTATCTGATGCGCTAAATTATAGCCTAGAAGGCGCTGTGTTAGCCGATCCGTCATTGTGTTTGATTTCAAAGGATAAAGTGCTTTTTAGGCAGACTGATAAGGGTAAAATAGGGATTATTTCAGGAGGAGGTAGTGGCCATGAGCCGACACATACCGGTTATATCGGTACTGGTATGTTAGCTGCCGTAGTAGTAGGGGAAATTTTTGCATCTCCATCTACTAAGCAGATTTTGAGTGCTATTAAGGTGCTTCATGCCAATACTTCAGGGTTATTACTCATAGTGAAGAACTATACTGGTGATGTTCTTCACTTTGGTCTTGCGGCAGAGCGTGCAAGGGACCTAGGTATTGATTGCCAAATGGTTGTTGTTGGAGATGATGTTTCTGTTGGTAGGAGCAAAGGTGGCGGAGTTGGTCGTAGAGCACTTGCGGGGACAGTGTTGGTTCATAAGATTACTGGGGCGTTTGCTGAGAACTTCCCACAGTATGGGGTTAAGGGTGCAGCCACAATAGCCAAAATTGTTAATGATAATCTTGTGACGATTGGTACTTCATTAAATCATTGCAAGGTTCCAGGGAGAGATTTTGAAACCACCCTGAAGAGAAACCAGGTAGAGTTAGGCATGGGCATCCATAATGAGCCTGGTGTTGAAGTTCTGGAGCCTATCCCGGGGACCGCAGAAATTATTGAGAGGTATATGTTGCCTAAGTTATTAGATCCAGAAGACAAAGACAGGTATTTTGTGGAGTTTGACCCCTCAGATGAAGTTGTGCTGTTGGTGAATAACTTAGGAGGCATATCCAACTTTATGATCTCCGCCATAGCCGCAAAAACTCACGAGTTACTTTCTAGGTACTTCAACATTGAGCCCGTAAGAACGATACACGGGACTTTCACGACCGCATTTAACGGAAACGGTTTTAGCATAACGTTGCTAAATGCTTCGAGATGTTCTAGGCAAATAATGGCGGAATTTACTGAAGTTGAATCGGTGGTGAGCTTGTTAGACGCTTTTACAGATGCGATCGGCTGGCAGGGAGTCTCTCAAAAGCGCAGGCAGCCACCGAAGATAGTCAAAGACATACTCACGATGAAAGAAAATGCTCCAAGGGCGGGGAAGTTTGATTTTGAGATCTTTTCCAAATTTGTGAAAGCTGGCGCCAAGCAGGTTGTTGAAAGTGAACCTGAAATAACGCACTATGATAACTTAGTTGGTGATGGGGACTGCGGCCATACGCTAGTTGCTGGTGTGTCTTCTCTCGTAAAAGGTTTGGACACTGTAACGCAAGAATCGTTATCCCAAGCTTTGGCTCAGCTATCTACCCACGTTGAAGACGCAATGGGTGGTACTTCAGGTGGTTTATACTCGATTCTATTGTCAGGCTTTTCCAAAGGGTTAATAAAGGCCTGTAAagatgaaaatgaagaaGTTAGTCCAGAGATCATTGCCGAGGCTTTAGAGACTGCATTGGAGATCCTATACCGCTACTCAGGTGCCAGACCAGGTGATTGCACCATGATAGACGCATTAGAACCTTTTGTAAAAACATTTTCTAAAACAAAAGATTTCGACAAAGCGTTTAAGGCTGCTGATGAAGGCGCTAAAGCTACTGCCAGATTGGAAGCCAAATATGGAAGAGCATCGTATGTTGGTCATACGAAGAATATTCCAGACCCTGGCGCCGTCGGTCTAGTTGAATTTTTGAGAGGTGTTAAAGAAGGACTGAAGAACTATTTAGTACAAAAATCCATAACGAAACTATCTTTATCAGGATGA